The sequence ACCGCGCGCGGCCCGACCAGCAGCACGGCGGGGACGAGGGCGGCGGCCAGCAGCAGGACGAGGTCCTTGTTCAGCAGCGCGACCCCGGTGGCGGCGCCGACGGCGAGCCACCGGCGGCCGTCCCCGGTGCGCAGCAGGCGCAGGGCGAACAGGCAGACCAGCAGCCAGGCGGCCAGGTCGAAGGTGGCCGTGTTGAGCAGGTGCCCGACCGCGAGCACGAACGCCGAGCAGGCCGCGGCGGCGGCCGCGAGCAGCTGCCCGGCGCGTCCGGCGCCCAGCTCCCGGGCCAGCAGCGCCACCAGGGCGACGGTGGCGGCGCAGAGCAGGGCGGGTACGACCCGCAGACCGACCGGTCCGTCGCCGGGTCCGCCGCCGAACAGCGCCGTGGACACCCGCCCGAGCAGCGGGGTGAGCGGCGGTTGGTCGACATATCCCCAGGCGGGGTGGCGACCGGCGATCAGGAAGTACAACTCGTCGCGGTGGAAGCCGTACCGGCCCGCGGTCGCGATCTGCAGCGTGGCGGCACCCGCCGCGACGGCGGCGACCGGCCCCCGGGCGAACGGCTTCGGCGCGAACAACCCCCGTCTGTTCACGAGGGGAGTGTGACAGTCCCGCGGCGGCGCGGGAAGTCGCCGTGGCCGACTTCCGGTGCCGGTCCGGGAGCGGGAGCGCCGGGGGCGGCTCAGGACTCCTTCGGGCGGGTGCGGGCGCGCAGGTGGAGGCGTTCGCCCTGCTTGCCGAAGAGGCTCAGGACCTCCACGTCGCCCGCCCCGGTGGAGCCGAACCAGTGCGGGTTCTGGCAGTCGAACTCGGCCGCCTCGCCCGGCGCGAGCACGACGTCGTGCTCGCCGAGGAGCAACCGGAGGCGGCCGGAGAGCACGTAGAGCCACTCGTGGCCGGTGTGGGTGGCGAGCGTCGGGGTGTGGTGGGCGGCCGGGATCATGATCTTGAACGCGCGGGGCTCGGTGCGGTGGCGGGAGAGCGGCACGAAGGTCCGCCCGTCGGCCCGGCCCGGGTGCTGGTGGACCCGCGGGTCCTGGATCCGCGGGGCGGCGACGATCTCGTCCAGCGGGACGGCGAGCGCGGCGGCGATGGGCAGCAGGAGTTCGAGGCTCGGCTTGCGCTGCTCGGACTCCAGGCGGGAGAGCGTGCTCTTGGAGATCCCGGTGGCCTGGCTCAGGTCGGCCAGGGACAGGTCCTTGCGCTCGCGCAGCCGACGCAGCCGGGGGCCGATCTGGCGCAGGGTGGCGGCGATGGCGGGGGCCGAGGCGGCGGCGTTGGCGGCCGGATCGGGTCCGGGGCCGGAGCCGACGGCCGGATCGGGGGCGGGAGCGGGGGCGGCGTCCTGGTGGTCCATACGGACGATCGAAGCAGGGCGTCCCGGTTCCGGCAACGCGGCGTCCCGCCGGGGCGGACCGCCCGGTGCTCCCGGGGCCCGACCCGGCGGGACGCCGGGAGCGCGGTGTCAGCCGACGAGCAGCTGGCTGCGCAGGTCGCGCAGGTCCCGCTTGTTCAGACCGAGGCCGGACTTGAGGTAGGCGTCGAAGGAGCCGAACTTCCGCTGCACCTCGTCGAACCCGGCCGCCAGGTACTCGGACCGGACGTCCAGCAGCGGCTTGTAGATCGCCTGGTAGGCCGGCGGCAGCTGGGCGAGGGTGGCCGCGATCTCGGCGGCGCGGTAGGTGTTGCTGGCGAGGTAGTCGGCCTCGACGGTCTCGCGCGGCACGCCGAGCGCGGTCAGCAGGGCGGCGGAGGCCCAGCCGGTGCGGTCCTTCCCGGCGGTGCAGTGGAAGAGCACGTTCTCGTCGTCGCGCTCGACCAGGGCGTTGAGCACCGAGTGGTAGGCGGTGCGGGCGCTGTCGGCGGAGACCATGGTGCGCTCGGCGTCGACCATCGCCTGGACGGCGGCCTGCGGGCTGGTGACGTTGAACGCGCCGGTGTCGGCGACGCCCAGCACATTGGCGTTCACGACGGTGGCACCGGCCGGGACGCGGTCCGGGGCGGTCTTCTGCTCGGCGGGGGTGCGCAGGTCGAAGACGGTGCGGATGCCGAGGCGGCGGAGCTTGGCGAGGTCCTGGTCGGTCAGCTTCGAGAGGTCGCCGGAGCGGTAGACGACGCCCATCCGCACCCACTGGCCGTCGGCGGTGCGGTAGCCGCCGGCGTCGCGGAAGTTCGGCGCGGAGGCGAGGTGCAGCGAGCGGTCGGCGACGACCAGCGGCGCGCCGCGGTCCGGGACCAGCTCGAAGAACCAGCGGTCGGCGGCGGCCAGGCCGGTGACCGTGACGGTGGCGGAACCGGCGCCCTTGGCGACGGCCTTGCGGTGGCGGATGTCGTCCGGGTCGGTACCGGCGTAGACGGTGACGTTGCGGGCGCCGGGGGCGGCCCAGGTGAGGGTGAAGCTGCCGTCGGCCTGCTGGGTGGCGGTGGCCGAGGTGAAGGGGATCGCGTGCCGGGCGACGGCCGGGGCGGCGGCCGAGGGGTCGGCGGAGGCGGAACCGGCGGCCGGGGCGGCGACGGCCAGCGCGGGGGTGCCGAGGACGAGGGCGCCGGTGAGCGCCACGGCCGCGGTCAGCCGGGTGCGGGAGATGGTCATGGCCCGGCACGGTAGGCAGCGTGGAGTGTCGCCCCGTGGCCACCGGGTGGCGCACTGGCAACAGTCTGTTGAACGTCCAGGTGAACGGCGGTTCCGCGGCCGTTCCGCCCGGCCGGAGGGGCCGGACGGAACGGATGCCGACGCTCGGAACGGGGCGGGTCCGGAGGGATGGGGCGGTCGCGGAGGGATGCGCCGATGCCGGGTCGGAACGGACAGTTCCGCGGGCGCCCGCGCCACCGTCAGACGGCGAACGCCTCCTGGTACTCCGGGGTGGCGATCGGCCGGTTGCCGAGCAGCGTCGGCGGGAGGTCGAAGGCGTCGACCAGGGGCAGCGCGTGGCCGGCGAGCCGGGCGAAGGAACGTTCCCGCAGGTCCGGAAGAGCGGCGGCCTGTTCGGCGGTGAGTTCTCCGGCGACCATCAGCGCCGCCGCGTGGGCGGCGATCCGGTCCAGCGTGAACAGTCGGTGCAGGTCGAGCAGCAGGGCCCGGACCGCCGGGCCGGAACCGGCCGCGGCGGCACCGGCACGACCGGCAGGACCGGCGCCGGCCCCGTCGGCCGAGGCATCGTCGGCCCAGGCACCGTCGACGCAGGCGGCGTCGGCCCAGGCCAGCAGCGCGGCACCGGCGTCGTGCTCGGCCCGCGCGGTGACGGCCGCGAGCGCGTCGGGCGCGGCGGCGTTCCACCGGCGCAGGGTGTCCCCGGCTGGCGCCTCCCGCATCCGGGTGCGGGCGCGGGCCAGCCGGAGCCTCCCGACGGCACGCAGCCGGGCCTGCCGGAAGACCGGGTCGCCCAGTGCCACAGGACCCCCGGGGGTGACCGCCGGGTCCTCGGACCCGTCGTCCGGGGCCTCCAGGAGCAGTTCCGCCCCGGCCTTGGCCCAGAGCGCCAGGTTGTCGCCCTCGGCGGTGATGGCGCCCTCGACGTCGGACGCGAGCGCGGTCAGCCCGTTCACCGGTAACAGCCCCTGGGCGCCGCACCGCTCCCGGGCCTCGATGATCAGCCCCCGGGCCTGCCAGGTGGTCCAGCCCTTGGTCACGGCGGCCGCGCGCTCGGCGGCGGCCCGGTCGGCCGGGTCGGCGGGGTCGTGACCGGTCCAGCGGGCGACGGCCGCCCGGTGCAGCGCGGTCATCGCGTAGACGGTCGCCAGGCCGGACAGCAGCGGACCGTGGTGGGTGCGGTGGGTCCACACCGGACGGCGGCGGTCCGGCCGGGTGTCCGCGATCTCGCGGTGGTGGGCGTAGCGGACGGCGGTGGCGAGCGCCGCCCGCGCGCCGCCGACGGCGCTGGCGCTCATGCAGAGCTTGCCCACGGAGACCCGGCCGATCGCCGCGAGGAATCGTTTCCGCCTGCTGCCGAGCACGCTGGTGAGGGCGCCGTCGTCGGCGAGCCGGCCGTGCGCGCCGGTCAGCAGGGCCTCGCGCGGCAGACGGACCCGGTCGAAGGAGGTCAGACAGTGGTCGACCGGGCTGCCCGGGCGCAGCGGCAGGGCGCGGACGGTGACGCCGGGCAGCGGGCCGGCCTCGTCGGTGAGCGGGGTGTGGAAGAGGAAGATGCCGTGGTCCCGGCCGTCGACCCGCAGCCGGGCGGCGACCACGGCGGACTTCGGGCCGCCTGCCGGTCCGGTGTTGGGCATGAACTTCCGGGCGCCGGGGTGGGGCGTGTGCAGGGTGAAGGTGCGGTCCGCGCGGTCGTAGTCGGCGACGGTCTCCAGTGCGGCGGCGTCGTTGCCGTGGGCGAGTTCGGTGCACAGGAAGGTGCCGATCCGGTCCATGCGCAGGTACTCGTCCAACGGGCGCTTGGGGTCCGGGTCGTGGTCGAGGAGGCTGCCGAGGAACAGGTTGTAGTGGATGCCCGCGATCACGGTGAGCGCGCCGTCCGCGGGACCGGTCCACTCGTGCAGTGCGGCCAGCCGGGCGGGGTCGGTGGC comes from Streptomyces sp. TLI_053 and encodes:
- a CDS encoding XRE family transcriptional regulator, whose amino-acid sequence is MDHQDAAPAPAPDPAVGSGPGPDPAANAAASAPAIAATLRQIGPRLRRLRERKDLSLADLSQATGISKSTLSRLESEQRKPSLELLLPIAAALAVPLDEIVAAPRIQDPRVHQHPGRADGRTFVPLSRHRTEPRAFKIMIPAAHHTPTLATHTGHEWLYVLSGRLRLLLGEHDVVLAPGEAAEFDCQNPHWFGSTGAGDVEVLSLFGKQGERLHLRARTRPKES
- a CDS encoding tyrosine-protein phosphatase — translated: MTISRTRLTAAVALTGALVLGTPALAVAAPAAGSASADPSAAAPAVARHAIPFTSATATQQADGSFTLTWAAPGARNVTVYAGTDPDDIRHRKAVAKGAGSATVTVTGLAAADRWFFELVPDRGAPLVVADRSLHLASAPNFRDAGGYRTADGQWVRMGVVYRSGDLSKLTDQDLAKLRRLGIRTVFDLRTPAEQKTAPDRVPAGATVVNANVLGVADTGAFNVTSPQAAVQAMVDAERTMVSADSARTAYHSVLNALVERDDENVLFHCTAGKDRTGWASAALLTALGVPRETVEADYLASNTYRAAEIAATLAQLPPAYQAIYKPLLDVRSEYLAAGFDEVQRKFGSFDAYLKSGLGLNKRDLRDLRSQLLVG
- a CDS encoding acyl-CoA dehydrogenase is translated as MTTIPHRRNPDESAIPPGPAGPGAVTAGLTRLLFGPGDTHGHRSWRALAADPAMHRRTDAPAAEQVADSYRRLRRLNERVDATALATDPARLAALHEWTGPADGALTVIAGIHYNLFLGSLLDHDPDPKRPLDEYLRMDRIGTFLCTELAHGNDAAALETVADYDRADRTFTLHTPHPGARKFMPNTGPAGGPKSAVVAARLRVDGRDHGIFLFHTPLTDEAGPLPGVTVRALPLRPGSPVDHCLTSFDRVRLPREALLTGAHGRLADDGALTSVLGSRRKRFLAAIGRVSVGKLCMSASAVGGARAALATAVRYAHHREIADTRPDRRRPVWTHRTHHGPLLSGLATVYAMTALHRAAVARWTGHDPADPADRAAAERAAAVTKGWTTWQARGLIIEARERCGAQGLLPVNGLTALASDVEGAITAEGDNLALWAKAGAELLLEAPDDGSEDPAVTPGGPVALGDPVFRQARLRAVGRLRLARARTRMREAPAGDTLRRWNAAAPDALAAVTARAEHDAGAALLAWADAACVDGAWADDASADGAGAGPAGRAGAAAAGSGPAVRALLLDLHRLFTLDRIAAHAAALMVAGELTAEQAAALPDLRERSFARLAGHALPLVDAFDLPPTLLGNRPIATPEYQEAFAV